The genomic segment ATCTTCGGCGGCGCCGGCTACATGCGCGGCGTCAAGGTCGAGCGGATCTATCGCGACGTCAAAGTCAACGCCATCGGCGGCGGCACCGAGGAAATCATGAAGGACCTCGCCAGCCGGCAGATGGGGCTTTAGCCTCACACCGTCATTCCGGGGCGCGCGCAGCGCGAACCCGGAATCCCGAGGTGACAATGACGAAAGATAACAACAAGCCGAGATTCCGGGGTCGCCCGCCTGCGGCGTGCGCCCCAGAATGACGAGGGGAAGAAACCAGATGCTGTTCACTGCCGACCATGACGAACCGCGCCGCATTCTGCAGAAGTTCATTCAGAGCGATATCAATCCCCACGTCGACGAGTGGGAGAACTCCGGCATCTTTCCGGCGCACGAACTGTTCAAGAAACTCGGCGATCTCGGTTTCCTTGGGCTCAACAAGCCGGTTGAATATGGCGGGCAGGGGCTCGATTACTCCTACGCGCTGATGATGGCGGAGGAGCTCGGCGCGATCAATTGCGGCGGCGTGCCGATGGCGATCGGCGTCCAGACCGACATGGCGACGCCGGCGCTGGCGCGGTTCGGCTCCGATGAACTGCGCAAAGAATTTCTGGCACCTTCGATCGCCGGCGACTACGTCGCCTGTATCGGCGTGTCGGAGCCGGGCGCCGGCTCGGACGTCGCCGGAATCAAGACCACGGCGAAATCCGACGGCGACGACTACGTGATCTCCGGCGGCAAGATGTGGATCACCAGCGGCACCCAGGCCGACTGGATCTGCCTCCTGTGCAACACCGGCGAGGGCCCGGTGCATCGCAACAAGTCGCTGATCTGCGTGCCGATGAAAACCAAGGGCGTGACGATCGCGCGCAAGCTCGACAAACTTGGGATGCGCTCGTCTGACACCGCGCAGATTTACTTCGACGAGGTGCGGGTGCCGAAGCGCAACCGGATCGGCGAGGAGGGCAAGGGCTTCACCTATCAGATGGTGCAGTTCCAGGAGGAACGGCTGTGGGGCGCGGCGGCGTGCCTCAAGGCGCACGAGAAGACGATCCAGAACACCATCGAGTACACCCGC from the Rhodopseudomonas palustris genome contains:
- a CDS encoding acyl-CoA dehydrogenase family protein, translated to MLFTADHDEPRRILQKFIQSDINPHVDEWENSGIFPAHELFKKLGDLGFLGLNKPVEYGGQGLDYSYALMMAEELGAINCGGVPMAIGVQTDMATPALARFGSDELRKEFLAPSIAGDYVACIGVSEPGAGSDVAGIKTTAKSDGDDYVISGGKMWITSGTQADWICLLCNTGEGPVHRNKSLICVPMKTKGVTIARKLDKLGMRSSDTAQIYFDEVRVPKRNRIGEEGKGFTYQMVQFQEERLWGAAACLKAHEKTIQNTIEYTRGRKAFGKPLLDNQVIHFRLAELQTEVELLRSLVYRAAEALVAGEDVTQLATMAKLKAGRLGREIPDACLQFWGGMGFMNETLVSRSYRDSRLTAIGGGADEVMLGILCKMNGTLPGKA